A genomic region of Octopus sinensis linkage group LG2, ASM634580v1, whole genome shotgun sequence contains the following coding sequences:
- the LOC115225476 gene encoding uncharacterized protein LOC115225476 encodes MARSRSLLNEEQQTVHRLCNAASKACSHSSQKEEQLIPLHGHSFTHKFYPTTSGTTKRGGEGRQWLQFRKDLSENCRRATQLRFPTLSIGFADTIYNLVLTEIENKTLALCSDVMTTYGLPPAARPTSNDFPSEIVWETSYDITELYAYVQINEALLLPDQKHAYDAIVQQVQGRKGGIFFLNTPGRTGKAFVTRLILAKVGLQKCIAMAVETSDIAAILLPGGRTAHSTFKLPLNLTSSPTPVCNISKMLDNGQLLTQCRLINPTRAHPLSEHFVWDILLLGNGEVPEDRNEDVDISSICTRASTIQRLQDQVFPGLEVHNRDLDWLCLRAILAPKNVAVSAINNSHLLCLPGDVTVYNSVDTIPNQDELVDYPTEFLNSLEPSGVAPYILTLKVGSPVMLIRNLNPPTLCNGTCLVITKLLSNVIEATIMTVSGNGQDIFIPRIPLVPLAADLLFTFHRVQFLIRLSYTMSINKSQGQSLSVVGPYLAEPCFSHSQLYVGCSRVDCRNSSHAFIPSGKTKNVVYKEVL; translated from the exons ATGGCCCGTTCACGTTCTTTGCTGAACGAGGAACAGCAAACTGTTCATCGCCTGTGCAATGCTGCTTCAAAGGCCTGTTCACACTCTTCGCAGAAAGAGGAACA GTTGATCCCTTTGCACGGACACTCCTTTACCCACAAGTTCTATCCTACAACATCTGGAACAACAAAACGTGGAGGAGAAGGAAGACAG TGGCTTCAGTTTAGGAAAGACCTGTCTGAGAACTGTAGGCGAGCCACTCAGCTTCGATTCCCTACTTTAAGCATAGGTTTTGCTGATACAATATACAACCTAGTGCTGACTGAGATTGAAAACAAGACTTTAGCTTTATGCAGTGATGTAATGACCACTTATGGGCTTCCCCCGGCTGCAAGGCCTACTTCAAATGATTTCCCTTCTGAGATTGTTTGGGAAACATCTTATGACATTACAgaactatatgcatatgtacagatCAATGAGGCACTCCTGCTACCTGACCAGAAGCATGCCTACGACGCTATCGTTCAGCAAGTCCAGGGTCGTAAAGGTGGCATTTTCTTTCTTAACACTCCTGGCAGGACGGGCAAAGCATTCGTAACTAGACTCATTCTTGCAAAAGTAGGGCTACAAAAGTGCATCGCAATGGCTGTGGAAACTTCGGACATAGCTGCTATTCTTCTCCCTGGTGGTAGGACTGCACACTCCACGTTTAAGCTTCCCCTTAACCTCACAAGTTCACCAACGCCTGTTTGCAACATTTCAAAGATGTTGGACAATGGGCAATTGCTCACACAATGCCGTCtgatt AATCCAACACGAGCGCACCCATTGTCAGAACATTTTGTGTGGGACATTCTCCTTCTTGgcaatggtgaagttccagaagaCAGAAATGAAGATGTTGACATAAGTAGCATTTGCACAAGAGCCAGTACTATCCAGAGACTTCAGGACCAGGTCTTCCCAGGCCTAGAAGTCCACAACAGAGATCTAGACTGGCTTTGCCTAAGAGCCATTTTGGCTCCTAAAAACGTTGCAGTCAGTGCAATCAACAACAGCCACTTACTGTGTTTGCCTGGGGACGTGACAGTCTATAATTCAGTAGACACCATTCCCAACCAGGATGAGCTAGTTGATTATCCCACTGAATTTTTGAATTCCTTGGAGCCTTCAGGTGTAGCTCCATATATTCTTACTCTTAAAGTAGGTAGCCCTGTTATGCTAATAAGGAATTTAAATCCACCGACGTTGTGTAACGGTACATGCCTTGTTATCACAAAATTACTTTCCAATGTCATTGAAGCAACGATTATGACCGTCAGTGGTAACGGTCAAGACATCTTCATACCGCGAATTCCCCTTGTGCCTTTGGCTGCTGACTTACTGTTCACATTCCACAGAGTGCAGTTTCTGATTAGACTCAGTTACACCATGTCCATTAATAAGTCCCAGGGGCAGTCGCTGTCGGTTGTTGGACCTTACTTAGCCGAACCATGCTTTTCACACAgtcaactgtatgttggctgctcaagagtggATTGTAGGAACAGTTCACATGCCTTCATCCCCAGTGGGAAAActaaaaatgttgtttataagGAAGTTTTGTAG